The sequence below is a genomic window from Silene latifolia isolate original U9 population chromosome 7, ASM4854445v1, whole genome shotgun sequence.
GTTTACTCATTTATGTTAATAGGTTAAGATTCAATTTAAAACCAAAGAAACATAAATATAATGTGGAACACACTCAAACATAGGTATATTTCTCGTTAAGGTGGTCACATTTTGAACACTAACATATATGTCACCATATTTACTGATTTATGTTAACAAATTAAGATTCATCATAAACTCaaacaaacataaataaaatgtgCAACACGCTCAAACATAGGTACATTTTAAAGATATGAAAGATATGAAATATGTTATGGCCACATTTATAAATTCAATTGATCACATTTTGCAGATAAGAATTTCACATATATATTAACAGGGTCACATTTTACACATAACAAAAATGTCACCATGTGATAATTATAGCTGTTACCCTGTTAATGTTAGTTCAAATCACCCAAATTGGTCACTTTTTGCCGATAACAATCTGACGTATATATTAACAGGGTCACATTTCTGCATAAATTGGTCACAATTTCCAAATGTCACTATGTCATTGATAGATATGTTATGATGTTATCACAAATGCAAACAAGTTTACTAATTTACCATCTAATACCCACATTGGTCACATTTTACAGCTAACAAACATGACAGGGTCACATTTATCAGTTAAAGTGGTCACTTTTTGCagataaaatggtcacatatatAGCTAATTACCATCTGCCGTGCTCCTCTCTTCCTTGCTTATCTTCTTTGCACCAAGAAATGCGGCCATTTTCACCACTTTATTCAGCACCTCTGCTAAACCACCATCACCACTGCCTTCCTCCTCAGCACTgcctcccttctcctcctcaccaCTGCCTCCCTCCTCATCAGTGTCTTCTGTATCCTCTGAGATGTCGTCTGACGCATCACTTTCTTCTCTTTCATCTGTTTCCATCGGCTCTCTAAATGAAACCCCTAACATTTTACCAACAAAAACACgtctaattaattcattttacCAACAAAAACAAATTCAATAACCCTAATCTCAACAAATCTGACAAAACTTACTACCATtacaatttctaaacaaaaccCGACTTCACCTGACATTATTGCATACTAAACAACACTAACAAAACCAGATCTGAACTTTTTTTTTCCCATTACACTAATGATACCATCCTTAATAACAAAACCTGATCTGATTTTAAATACATTAACCATACCATCCTTTAGAAAATTAAAATCACCATGTTCAACAACTGCATTTTTTAAATCTACTCATGCATGCACGGTTCATCAACAATATTTAACAATAAAAACCATTTTTTTACCTTATCTTTTCTGACAAAAcattcaacaacaaacaacatTCAACAAATTCAATAATATCATACCTTCCATATTTTTCTTCGGGGGTGTCCTCCTCGCCATTTGTTTCTTGCCCATCGAATATTCAATTATTGAAGAGATTAAGTTGATGGACGAAGCTTTCGAAGCTGTAAGACTGAGAAAATGGCGATTTTTAATGGCAAAATGTCTATTATTGTAGATGATACAGTGAGAGTGATGAGAGAGTGTGAAAAAAAATGGTGTTTACTGAGAGTGATGAGAGATGAGAGAAGTTGAGGTTGAATTATTGTTCTGACAGTAGACGAAATATGGGGAGCTCCCCATTTCTTTATTATTTTTCCTTTTGCTTTCCCAACATGCAATATATTAAGGgtattgctctttcacatacgccttttactttttcacatacgtaGTTTACAATGTTACCCTTCTCATTTCTTTCTTCCTTTACCCATTCAAAAAAAATTCTCCCTTTGACAAACCCCTTCCACCATTAAATCACCACTATCCATCTCCATTAACCACCACACACCTCCATTGACCAACACCTTGTCGAAAACTCAAAGTAAAACTAAAACTAAAATTAAAAATAATCAATAatgattttcaaaaaaaaaaaaaaaaaaaaaaaaaaacgatgaaCAAAAAGTAGCAGTAACCCAGTGACCCCTCCCTTGCACTTCCCCTCCCCGACACTCCCCCTCCCCTACGACTCCGATCACCACCGACCGGCCGACTACCTGACCGACAACCCTCCTTCACAGCCCACCTCTCCCTTTCCCTCGcactgcccttctcttctccgaTCACCACCGTCCTCTACCATATCCCTGCTCCGACCACCGTCTTCCACCATGCCCCAGCCCCGAACACCACGGTCCATCAAACAAACCACCATGCCTTCCGTCATCAAATTAATTGAAGAACTTTTAATGTGATTATAATCCCTAATTTTAAGACAAAATAATTAATAAACAATGAACATGAACAAATTTTTAATAATTGCTAAACAAATTAGTACTCGTATTACTTCATTAATTGAAGAATTTGAAAAATTGTAATTCATTGTTCAAGTTTTAGAagaattaatttttaattttaggGAAAATGGTATATAAAAAACCTAATTTGATTAGATTTATGAAAAGGGTAAATGATGGAAACTTTATGAAAAaaagtatgtgaaagagtaaaaggcgtatgtgaaagagcaacaccgtatattaaataataagttacACATGGCTCACTAGTATCCACATTACTCAATTTGGTATCGAATTGGCCCGTCTtcaccttgtgacggatatactccgtcacaagagagactaATTGTAACTCAAAACAAATCACAAGCGCAAGTAAATTAGTGTACCACTTAAAATTGGAGAGGATGAGGCTCCTCCTTCCCCTGTCCTCACCGCACTCCACACTAATCCACTCTCACCACCACTCCCTTCATCCGCCACCTCATCTCCACCGCACCACCACCGTCACTGCCGCCATCGACGACACCGGAACCATAAATTGGCTTCGAAAGCCGTTATTCAACGCCGCAATCTCGTTAACTATCTTACTTAATTCTCCACTCTCTTACGCTCTCGATTCTCCCGCCGCCGAGGTTTGTCGCGAGGACGCGACGGAGATTGTAGCGCCGCCGTCGCCGGAGAATGTAGGGAGTAATGAGGGAATAGTGGAAGAAGCTTGGCAGATTGTTAATGACGGTTTTCTTGATGCCGCTTCTAGCCGTCGCTGGTCGCCGGAGATTTGGCTGGTATGATTTCCGTATTTTCTCGTGTTTTTCGTTATTTTGAGCTTACTGTTTGTGTTTAGCGCGTTTTATAATTGCACAATGTTATGTTTAGTCTGTTGTAGAATTGGCGAATTACTTACTGTTTTGTTTAGTGTGTTGTAGAATTGGCGAATTACTTACTGTTTGTGTTTAGCGCGTTGTAGAATTGGCGAATTACTTACTGTTTTGTTTAGTGCGTTGTAGAATTGCTTAGTGCTTTGGTCAGTTGCGATGTAGAATTGCTTGGTGTTATGTTTAGTGCGTTATAGAATTGCTTGATACTCCGTATTATGTCGTGTGTTGGCGAAATTTGTTGTTCAAATGTTCAGTAGACGATTCCTTTGCTTCAATGTTGTGGATTCTTTGAGTTATCAAATGATCAATGGTGAAAGCATTTGTCAGAAGTCAGAACCAAGCGCGTTTAGTATTATAGTCGACTAGTTGTAGTCAATTCATCAAGTGCAAGAAGTATACTATTGGAAATAGCTAATTTACATAGAAGCAAAAAAGAGAACATGTAAATTTGCGGTTGAGTATGTTTCATTGAGAGCTAGTTGGTCGAGGATTCTATTTATCTTACTCTTGAAGCTAGTTGGATCTTATTATCACGGTTTTACATTTCTGCATTAACTTGAGTAACCTGTACAATGAAAGTGTTACGGAGTAGTAATCAGTATGTGATGTAGTGTAGTTAATACTACTGTAGGGTTTAAACTTTTAACCGTTGAGTTAAGGACTTCTAGAGGAAGTGGAGCTATTGTAAATATCATTGTATTCTTCTATTACGGTCCATGATTACTATGTTGTGAAAAATGCAGCAAGGAATGAGTTAGTAGGCGTAGTAGTAGCTAACTAGCTAGTAGCTACTCGTATGTAGTAACATGGTTTATGGAAAGAGGGAGTAAGATTAGATAAGAACAAAGTAATGTTAGGTTTGTTGGGAATTGATATGATATGATATCACTTGCAGAGTTGCAGGGGTTATTGTTTCCTCTTCTGTGCTTTATATAAAATAACACGGAGTATGTTACTAATGTTTACCATCAGATAATTTTAAGCATGGTTGTTGATTTCTTCTGTTGGAGAATTGTTGTTCCAATCTTTAAATTTGATTGTATTTGTCGGTTCTGTAATCTGTGTACAAATGCTGAAAAAATGTCTCTTTATATGtgcagaaaaagaaaaaagaaatattGAATAGCCCTATTACGTCAAGGTCAAAGGCCCATAATGTCATTCAGAAAATGCTGGCCAGCCTAGGAGATCCTTATACACGTTTTTTGCCTCCAGAACAGGTAATCAGTTATTCAAGATTACGTTTTACTGTTTATGTCTGCTATTACGAATCCTAGAGGTGCTACCTGAAGGGTATCTCTAACCTGTACTTTGTGGATATATTCCTGGAGTTGCTGCACTGTTTAGAATCTTTGGTTGTTCTTGCTAGCATTGAATTCAGGTTTATCGATGTTTTTGGCTGCTATGAGTATCTTCATACTTCAGCTTGCATATGTATTATATTCCTATCATCATTTGTCCACttcaaaacaatttttttttatatgaacTTGTTTGATTCATGGTTAACATTGTTTCCTAGTTTGTTGAGATTTTTAGTTGTCTGGATTATGGTTCTTAACTGCGTAGTAATCTCAGGTGTTAACTGACATGTTTTCTAGTCTTTTTTCATTGGCATGTGAATCATTGGTCGATGGAAGTTTTCCAAGATGGCAAGATATGACATGACTGGGATAGGATTAAATCTCAGGGAGGTTCCTGACAGCAATGGAGGTTTCAAAGTGAAGGTGCTCGGGATCCTTCTAGACGGTCCTGCTCATACTGCTGGGATTAAGCAGGTAGGCTATCTGTTGTAAACGACATTGTGTTCTATATCTTAAACAAGCTTCTGATACGACCTGCTCATTTGTAGTTTATGGTTATAATCTAAACAAGCAGTACTTGAACTGTAAAATAGAATTTTCTGTTGCTATGAAATCACATTGCAGATTTAACCCATCATCTTTAATATTCTAGAAGAGAATTTTATATTGTATTGTTTGTTCTGGTCACTTCACTGATCTGTGTTGTAACCACAAGCACTAATAGTTTAGCTCTCTTATATTATTATGTTCATGCATGAGGCATATATGAAGTGTGTCACTCATTAAGACTTTTGTCTTCGTCAACGCTCTAGTCGGCTCTACTGTCTCTACTTTGATCGCCTTCTTCGGTCACTTGGTTATTTCTGAAGATATGTGTAGGAATCATTTGATCGCCTTCTTCAGTCACTTGGttattttttttctaattattttattGCTACTGTTTTTTTTCCTACTAGGGAGATGAAATATTGTCTGTCAATGACATGGATGTGAAAGGCGCATCAGCTTTTGAAGTATCGTCACTTTTACAGGGGCCTACTGAAACTTCTGTGATAATCAAGGTGGTGATTTTTGAATTACTAATCCTGAAGATAGCATGACAAAGTTATTTTTACTGTCTTTTTACTTTGTTGACTAAGTGCCTATCATTATGTAGGTAAAGCATGACAACTGTGGCCCTGTTCAAACCGTTAGTGTCCAAAGGCAGCTggtagctaaaccaccagtgttTTATCGTTTGGAGCAAATTGACAATGGTGCAACATCTGTTGGATATGTGCGCTTAAAAGAGTTCAATGCACTGGCGAAGAAAGATATTGTAATAGGTACTTAAATTATTTTGATGATAGAAAATGGAAAAATTGTAAATGAATAAGTGATGGATAAACATTTGCAAATCATGCTGAGTCTTGGAGAGAGTATATGAAACCAGCAAATAACTTTCTATGTAGTCATGTACAAATGCGTTTTTCACCAATTTCAGAATGTCAAGTTGACAAGTTGATAATATTTCTTCATGAAGCTGTTGTTGCTGATTTACCCTTGTGTGATTTTTGTGTATGTTTCATTGATAGGTTCTTGCACCACTAGATGTAGATAAATATGTATTCAGAGCATTGAACTATTTCCTTTTACTTATTGTCTTAATAGCATAGTAATATTGTTTTTAAAACTGTTTACAGCTATGCAGCGTCTTCAAAACCTAGGTGCTTCATGCTTTGTTTTGGATCTAAGGGACAATTTTGGTGGCCTAGTGCAGGTAAATATCTTATTAATATGTGTGTCAGTGTACAAATGAGCGCCATTTAGTTGGATTCTTCATCTCTTGCATTTCTTGTACTATTGTTAATGCTGGGCCAATGAAGCAATGAGTCTCGTGGTGCCATAGAAACCTTGCAGGGTTGCTTATTGGGTGATTACTTGAAACTCTTGACAGTGCGGAGACCACTGCACCAGGGAGtggtgtgattttttttttttagaatacGACGGTAGTTGAATACATCTTCCTCCTTCTAACATGAGAGGGGCTTTGACGTTCCAGCGTACAGGTCTTACAGGAGCCAACCATTTAAAATTGATCTTTAGCAACACGGATATAATGTATGCAGCAGAAAAAAAAAATGCTATGGCAGTTTGACCTATGATGACCTGGCCTCTTGGTTTAAGGAGCAAAGATCTGAGATTCTGATCTTTTTGTATTATACATTTTTTTGTTTTAGTAGTTTGGACACTTTGACTTTCACAATTCAAAAAGCAAATGGTATGTTTGAGCCTTTGAGGTTTTGAAAGGAGGTAGTATATTCATGTTACAGTGAACAAAAGAATCTTGTTTTCATTGGATGTGGTTCAGGGAATGGGATGGGGGAGGAGGCAAGGATGGTTTGAGCCTGAGGGATGGATGGGAAATTGGGATACACTGATGTGGTGTAAGTAAGAGGAATGAAGAGGCAATCAACTTTTCTATTCTGTTTTATTCTTAAACGCACTTGTAAATGCATTGTGAGAAAACCTGCAGCTTGAACAAAGAATTACATTTGGCTAGTGGTAGCATAAACAAGGTCTAGTCTATTGGATATCATATGTATCATTTTTTTTAGCCAGGCTCGTAATCATTACGGTCTTATTTTGAAAGGCGCTGTTAATAATTCCATGGAGTTCAATTGTTTGAACGAGTCTATATATAAACCTCATCCTAGGGATATGTTGCTTTTCAAGGTCTTTGCTTTCAGAGTTGTTCTTGATGCACagatttaaaaaaagaaaaaaattcaaaagaatTGTTTTTAGTGCAGGTGACACCATGACAGCAGATTAGCCATTGCATAGAACTATATACCACTAATTGTTCAGTTACTCCTACAGACCAATATATTTGTCTTATTACTATGAAGGAACGAAGCAAGTTGTGGTTTTCAGATTGGTAGTATATTTGCGTATGTAGTGATTTGTTCCTGACTTGTTTGTTGCAGGCTGGTATAGAAATTGCAAAGCTGTTCCTGGATAAAGGGGATACGGTATGTTGACAGTTGACACTTCCATAGTTCCATGTATGCTTGCCCTTGCATTCTTTTTGTCATTTATCCctactttcctttatgttttttcAATTAGTCTTAGATTACATGTTGCCTAGGAGTGTTATAAACATTGTGTCTGATGTAGGAAAACCTTGGTGTTTATGTTGACGTCAAACTTTATAGACCTTTGCATCCCCCACTATTGGTTAAATGTTCTATTTTGTTTTGGACGCATAGCAATATCCAAGAAGTATGATAAGTTTAGGAAATCTGGGGTTGCTTTGTACTGTTTATAGTCCTATAAAATGTCTCTTCTATTTGACAATGGAAACAAATTCGGAAGAATGATACGGATCACATCTTTAACGCATCATCATGATGCTGATCATCATCATAGTTCATTTCTCCAATGCTTTAAACTTGGCTCTTGTTCCAAGCGTGGTGTTTATATGGAAGGGAGTGGGGTCGGTTATGGCTCTTGTTCTAAGTGTGGTAATGATATGGGTAGCCTTTCCTGGGGTCCGGTTGACCCTtctgccaaaaaaaaaattaatgattTTTGTAAGTGAGTAAAATTTCATAAGATATAAAACAAGACCGTCTTTCTTTAAGTGAGTAAAATTTCCCAGGGTCCTGTTATTTTTCTTTTACCTGCTTCAAGACTGTCTTTCATTAAGCGAATTTATGGCTACTTTTATCAACTTATTTTGTGTCCGTGTACAGGTATTATATGTTGCTGGAAGAGATCAATCTCCGAATGCTGTTGTAGCAGAAACGTCACCACTTGTTACAGCTCCGGTTATTGTAAGAATTATTACTTTGTGGACAGTTCACTTTCCTTCTCTTTATtggctttatttgttaattttctGGTATGTAACCCATTTCTTGAGTACCAAGGCTAGAAATTCACTCCCAAGTTTTTGTTAGCTTTCGATCAAATAAGAAAAGATAAATCTCTATGGTTGCTAATTTTCTTTTACTTAGATATCTATGGATAAAAATTAATTTGATCTCTAAACACTGGCACAATGTTTACAAGGCACAAGATTGGATTTAATTCAGTATTTCAGTGCCATCTTGCCTGTGGCTTAGTGCAGCATTCTGCTAAATAAAGTCTTTCTGATGTCATTGTATGAATATAATCGCTGATGCTCATAAGCTATTAAGAAGACACTGAGTGGTCTGAATTCGTTAGTGGTGGAGCAGGATCTCGACAGTCTGTAGTCTTACTATGATCATCATTTTTAATTTTTCTCTCTTTTGGAAGCTTCAGTATACCGTTCTTGTATGTCCCAGATGGAGAAACAGTTGGTCTCTCTTGTGACGAGTCACAATTCAAATTGTGACTCAggaaatgtgaccattttatgataaaaaagtAACCCGCCCACAAATTCTTAATTATCAAATAATGGCGACATTTTATCATAAATATGGTCACATTtcttcgtcacaagcttgtgacgcgTCACAAATGAGAAATTGTGATGGAGAAATATTTAATTGCTTGATATTTGCATGTGTTGTTTACTGTTCGATTTTGCTGTTACTGTATCACTATGGTTCATGGCTTGTGCGTGCACCGAGTAAACAGAACCTCCTTTTAACTGGAAATTTCCACTTATTAACAAACTTTTTTTTGCTCTTCTTGTAGCTTTGGAACACGTTATAGTTTCTAGGTTTCTCTAACACCTGTTTTTATCCAGGTTATGGTGAATCATAATACCGCAAGTGCAAGTGAAATAGTAAGCTCATCGTAATTGTATTTATCTACTGATGGTGTGATGCCCGATTGTCGCAGCCTAACTCTTGCGCTATATAGGTTGCATCTGCTCTCCATGATAATTGCAAAGCTGTCCTTGTCGGAGAAAAAACCTATGGAAAGGTCTGAAATCATTTTATTGGTATCATTCTTCAGTTAGTTCGTTTAGTTTATTGCTATTCTATTTGGACCCGTTCGAAATGGAAAGGTCTGAAATCATTTATTGGTATTACTGCCATAGTGCCATGGTCATGATGACCTACTTCTTTCTAAATAAGAATGAAaccgagtttttttttttttttttttttttgccaacgGTAAAGAAGATTACAAGCTCAAGGCTCTTGAATGACTGAGAGTTAATACCATGCATCAGTGTAAAAAAATATACTAGAAAGAAAATCACAATGTAGATAACCATGTCAAATTATCGTGCACAGGGTTTGATTCAATCAGTTTTTGAACTCAATGATGGTTCGGGCGTTGCTGTGACAATCGGAAAGTATGTTACACCTGGGCACTTGGATATCAACGGCAATGGAATCGAGCCAGACTACCCTAATATTCCACGTAAGATTCCTGTTCGCTCTCCCTGACTTTCACAGTTCGATATATCAGATTTGTGTTTCCTTAATGTGATACTGATCACAAAGTGACTACAGGATGGAGCAAGGTTGCAGAACGTCTCTCAACCTGCAATATATCAAGACAGGGATGAATGAAACAAGCTAATTTTGTTTCTGCATGTTGTTTCTGTGACATGAAGTGTTACGGAACCATATCGCAGGCACGAGAGTATAAAAAAACACTGCCATTAGGACCAGAGCACATCCCTTTTGTGTCAACACATGTAAATATGCCCCGGGTGCCCGATTGATGAACCGTTAATGTGTTCATCAAAACTCTTCGATGTATATTCTCAGTTATGGCGCATTGGTATAACTATGGTTGAATTATACTCTGCGTGTTCTTTTCTTAATTGTATTACCGCCGCCACCACTCTCTTCCTTCATTTCCAGTATGCATTTTTTTCATGAATGGCCGTCATGTCGTATCAAGAAAAGGCTTAGCAGACTAATTCTGTGGAACTAAGGGTATGATTATCAGTCAGACTCAACAAAGTCTTAAGACTCTGCCACATCAGCTATcaactaacttttattatttttatattgttcAGACTCGGCTCAGACTCTATACATTATCAGTCAGACTCATCTCAAACTCTATTTTTTACCCTACTTATTTTTTTCTCCTtataaagaaaaatgaaaaataaaaaagtaCACATGTCAATTGCTAATTGGAAGACTTCAGACTTTGTCAAGATATCAAGACTTTGGTAgcttattggtagtcttgagtgagtcttgtcttatctcaagactaccaataatcttaccctaaTTTAAATCGGTTTATTACATTCAGTCAACTTTAATAATCTCTATTGGATGTTTCATACATGCACTTTGGAGTTGGGATTAGATCTACCGGTAGGATTGTTCGTGTAAAATACAATACGTCACAATATATTATTATGTCGAGTTGGATTGGGTCATTTTTAATGTTCTGGCCTCTTTCGAATGTAGTATGGTGTTTATTTACGGGGAGGGCCTGTCATGTTGTCGAACTCAGCATTTTTGTAAATTAAGGTCATTTTGGATCGACTCATATTTCACAAAGACTATGCTGAGTCGCTGACGGGTAAAAGTGAAAAGAATCACTTCAGTTTTTCACTTACATTTTGCAATTCTATTTAGGTCTCTAATCCAATTATTTTTACGGAGTCAGTTTTACGAGTTTAAAATTGTAGCAATACTAGCAAAACAAGATATCATTTTACTGCtggcaggaaaaaaaaaaagcacaaattCCTATTTAAGACGACAATATCCACTTAAACTTAAAATAGGTTAACAAAAGATTAGTCCTATATATGCAAGTGAGCATATTTAACCTGTTTTCATCTTAAGATGAATATTGCCGTCTTAAGAGAGACTGAAGAAAGAAATTAGCGGTTGCCAGAGACGATTTACAATGTGGAATCTCTTGTATAGTGTACAGGGGAAAAGGATAGTTGCTACTTTAGACAAGTAGAATTGATACTCTTAAAGTATCCAAAAACAAATTGGATATTATGTACCACTTGGCATTCTTCAATCAAAAGATTTCAACAAGCCAAAAAGGAAACCAAAGATAACAGCTGAAACAATTTGTACCTTTTATGATCAGCTAAAGAATTAGGTAAACTAAAAGAAAGATAAAGTTCACAATAACATGTAAATGAAGTTTTTGCATGAAATCTAACCAAAGAAACCTTAAGATTCAAATCCCAAACAGATCAATCTTTCTTTGCCCCTTTTTTTCCACTTCCCCTTTTCCCATCTGAACTCATTTCAGGGTCTTTGGACCACCTTGGAAGCCAACATTTAGTCTATTATAATGATAAACCAAAAAGAACAAGAGATAGCTCAAGTGGTAAGGGCTCTTTTACTCCAACCGTGAAGTTGGGGGTTCGATTCTTACCCGCGACATAGTCAAGCTTTATTtgaaccaaaacaaaaaaaatactgATAAACCAATTACCCCACGGATGCAGAAAATAGACATCTCATTTGCTACGGTATAATATATAAGACATTAAGGGGAAACTTTTGATAATATTATCATAAGACTATTATATGCGAATTTTTGACATGACCGAAGATTGTTCATAATGGCCATTAAATCAACGACTTTATTTTACGGAAAAAAAGAACACACTACA
It includes:
- the LOC141591320 gene encoding uncharacterized protein LOC141591320 — protein: MLGVSFREPMETDEREESDASDDISEDTEDTDEEGGSGEEEKGGSAEEEGSGDGGLAEVLNKVVKMAAFLGAKKISKEERSTADDLKEKVNLANNNIHPHLTWASC
- the LOC141592785 gene encoding carboxyl-terminal-processing peptidase 1, chloroplastic isoform X2; amino-acid sequence: MARYDMTGIGLNLREVPDSNGGFKVKVLGILLDGPAHTAGIKQGDEILSVNDMDVKGASAFEVSSLLQGPTETSVIIKVKHDNCGPVQTVSVQRQLVAKPPVFYRLEQIDNGATSVGYVRLKEFNALAKKDIVIAMQRLQNLGASCFVLDLRDNFGGLVQAGIEIAKLFLDKGDTVLYVAGRDQSPNAVVAETSPLVTAPVIVMVNHNTASASEIVASALHDNCKAVLVGEKTYGKGLIQSVFELNDGSGVAVTIGKYVTPGHLDINGNGIEPDYPNIPRWSKVAERLSTCNISRQG
- the LOC141592785 gene encoding carboxyl-terminal-processing peptidase 1, chloroplastic isoform X1, whose product is MRLLLPLSSPHSTLIHSHHHSLHPPPHLHRTTTVTAAIDDTGTINWLRKPLFNAAISLTILLNSPLSYALDSPAAEVCREDATEIVAPPSPENVGSNEGIVEEAWQIVNDGFLDAASSRRWSPEIWLKKKKEILNSPITSRSKAHNVIQKMLASLGDPYTRFLPPEQFSKMARYDMTGIGLNLREVPDSNGGFKVKVLGILLDGPAHTAGIKQGDEILSVNDMDVKGASAFEVSSLLQGPTETSVIIKVKHDNCGPVQTVSVQRQLVAKPPVFYRLEQIDNGATSVGYVRLKEFNALAKKDIVIAMQRLQNLGASCFVLDLRDNFGGLVQAGIEIAKLFLDKGDTVLYVAGRDQSPNAVVAETSPLVTAPVIVMVNHNTASASEIVASALHDNCKAVLVGEKTYGKGLIQSVFELNDGSGVAVTIGKYVTPGHLDINGNGIEPDYPNIPRWSKVAERLSTCNISRQG